The segment TTTTTCACAGCTCTGGCCTCCACATCTTCCTGTGAATTGCCCTCCCCTTCTTTGAAGTCCCACCCCTCTCTCCATACCTCAGGATAGCATATAAGCCTCAACCTTCTGACTGCCTGTAGTCTCATTTTTGCAAGGATCTTGAATGTACgaaattaaatttttctcctgttaattcaTCCTATGTCAATTTAACTATTAGACTGAACCAAAGAAGCTAGAAGGGAATGGAGAAGTTTTCCACCCTCCcaatatacatatgcatgcacaTCCCAGAGTACAGCCAAACTATACAAGAAAGATTTGTAAATTGTGAAGAGCAGGAATACATTTCTTGAGTTGACTTAAGTTGAACACTGACCTTGAATCCCCATTCTACGGGTCTCAGATCCTAAACTGCTACAGAGACAACTAAGATGTGTATATATCCAAATGTGTATTAAACATGGTCCACAAGTGAATAAATGTTAGTGTATGTACCTGTTCttgagaataaaatgtaaattttttgaaACCAGAAGAAGTGTATTTTTCATAATGTTTGCAAACTATATACTGgaatcattttgtgtttttgattttcttttaatgctttcaaaattaaaCCAATTTCTTAATCAATTCatttgattatatttcaatttatctGTAATGAACATTCATCTTTGACTTTACATTCCTGAGGTTTTGGGGTGTTTAGTAGCCATGTATTtaaacaaatgcttttaaatactcgaaatatttgtgattttaaataggaaattttaaagtCTGAATAACTGTCACCTATAATATGTATACTTCTGAATCAGAATGTTACTTACAGCTCAGCAAAATTCTTCCAGTCATCTTCACTGATGGATGGCCTTGTGTGACTGAGTGCTGTCATTAAATGTGCCTGATGAATAGCTAGACTGGTTCTCAGTGGTGCTGGTTGGGTAGGGGCATCATCCTccttaaataaaaggagaaaaagttaaCTTCGAGATACAACGAAAAACGGAATCCAAGTGAcatttcttgtctgttttttttttttttaggagactGCTCATTTATACATTGATTTctcataagattaaaaaattgttAGCACATAACCATTTAAATGATCAATATTTTCAGTCCCTTGTTTATAAATATAgctcatttagaaataaaataatacatatcgaagagaaaaacaacttaaaaaaaaaaaaggaaagcaggttttaaaaaattttacaagtGTAACGAGGAGGGAAAAGCCATACTCCACTTTGGCTCCGGTATCTGCCTTTGATAATACTGATCTCTGCCCTCAGTTGATCTCTTTGTTCCTGGGTGAGTTCTTGATAACCCTCTTGTgaagctgctctgaacactggtgGTCGTGAGGACAACTGATCTTTCCCATGATCTCCAGGAAAATCCTGAGTCATGGAACTTGGTGCTGACAGGCATTGCGAGCTCTGCAGGGTTAAGTATAATaatgagaggaggaagggaggggggaaaagagcaggagagaaaaaaattatgtatcaaagataaaattagaaacaaaagttACAGTATCTTGACATGGGTAAGCttacattttaattaactgaaattaagcaagtttaaaatatgttcacattCCATAAAGGTTCATCTATATATTTTGAACAACCACAGAGTGAAAACTGCCATAATGCAAGGTTTGTTAAAGTTTTGCTATTAAACCCACCACAATAATGCCCTAGTGAGAGGTCCCAAATGAGTCTTATTCTCAGTTTTCAGGAAACAGTTATACTAAAGTTTGGGACACTTCTATATATAAagtatgaaatagaaaacaaagactgGAATTAAATAGCTTACTATTCTTGAGAATAAAAAtgggttagttttttttttaaacctatatatatatttttatattttctaaataaaggaaatttaccaaaatataactaaatatatgtaaaaatgttaTGTTTACCAATAAAGCAACAGTGAACCACTGTTAAATTTTTTGGGATGTGTTGAATGCtattttaacttagaaaaataatgataTCGCCCACATTTAATCTGAACATTTTCCTTGTTGAAACATCACTACTAACATTTTCACTGTGCTTACACTTTCCACTAGCAGTATTACAAATAGGTAACATTTTTTTGTCAAAATTTGTACCAAATTTATCATTATACTCAACTGTTTTACAATAACAGAATTTGAGTCTGACATAAAATGGATCTGCTACTAAAGATGCTTTAAAACCACTAATGAAAGGAGATAAACCTGAAAGAAAGCAAAGGGGAATCACAAGCACTGGATTTTTGGCGCCCCGTGCTGCCAGCTCTCACATTTCTTAACAGGGAATGAAAATGACTAATTAGTGTAAGAAAAGACTATTTTACTAAAGAACCAACCAAGCAGAAAGATTACGTGGGGCTGGTTAGGATAGAAATTATACCCACATACGGCTTTCTATTTCAGAAGTGTACAATGACGTGTTACACAAGGTACCAAATCAGACGAGGTTCCATTTCCAAGTTCTGATTCATAAGAGCTTCCAAAGTAGAGCCGGTACACGTTGAATTTTGATTCATCTGGCAGCATCTCAGACACCTCTAGAGAAACAAGGGACTGCTCTAGGCCACTTTCTCCATCTCCAGCTGAATCGTCAGAGCCACTGCTATGGTTAATAAAAACCATTGAAGATAGACTTAGGTCACTATCAGAGCTGGAACCTCCATCCTAAAACACACAAAAGGACAACCAGTTGTAAAGCTCTACAGAAGCCATAACTCAGCAATAGACCACGCAGACAGCATCCCAATAGACCAGTACAAGGAAGCTTgaggcatttttcacaa is part of the Camelus ferus isolate YT-003-E unplaced genomic scaffold, BCGSAC_Cfer_1.0 contig3082, whole genome shotgun sequence genome and harbors:
- the LOC116662538 gene encoding LOW QUALITY PROTEIN: peroxisome biogenesis factor 1-like (The sequence of the model RefSeq protein was modified relative to this genomic sequence to represent the inferred CDS: inserted 2 bases in 1 codon), with translation GPELLSKYIGASEQAVRDIFIRAQAAKPCILFFDEFESIAPRRGHDNTGVTDRVVNQLLTQLDGVEGLQGVYVLAATSRPDLIDPALLRPGRLDKCVYCPPPDQVSRLEILNVLSDSLPLAXDVDLQHVASVTDSFTGADLKALLYNAQLEALHGRLLSCGLQDGGSSSDSDLSLSSMVFINHSSGSDDSAGDGESGLEQSLVSLEVSEMLPDESKFNVYRLYFGSSYESELGNGTSSDLSSQCLSAPSSMTQDFPGDHGKDQLSSRPPVFRAASQEGYQELTQEQRDQLRAEISIIKGRYRSQSGEDDAPTQPAPLRTSLAIHQAHLMTALSHTRPSISEDDWKNFAEL